One region of Aneurinibacillus sp. REN35 genomic DNA includes:
- the nadC gene encoding carboxylating nicotinate-nucleotide diphosphorylase has protein sequence MKMNKQLLDRQIEMWLQEDIGFGDVTSLATVPEDLDGVGILYAKQDGVIAGLDVAQRVFTCLDASLVFSPKVMEGAFVEKGTMIAQVEGSVQSVLGGERLALNLLQRMSGIATLTRQYVEKARMASEKVRIVDTRKTTPGLRMLEKYAVTVGGGHNHRLGLFDAVMIKDNHIKAAGGIGAAVSFARQAIPHTMRVEVEVETLVQLEEAIGANPDIIMLDNMDLDTMREAVRRVDGRMIVEASGGVNLDTVQGIAATGVDIISVGSLTHSVSALDISLDLNERKR, from the coding sequence ATGAAGATGAATAAACAACTGCTTGATCGGCAGATTGAGATGTGGCTTCAAGAGGACATTGGCTTCGGTGATGTAACAAGCCTTGCGACCGTACCGGAAGACCTTGATGGAGTAGGGATTCTATACGCCAAGCAGGATGGTGTCATAGCAGGTCTTGATGTAGCGCAGCGTGTCTTTACATGTCTCGATGCATCACTTGTCTTTTCACCAAAGGTAATGGAGGGGGCTTTTGTTGAAAAAGGCACGATGATTGCTCAAGTAGAAGGGTCGGTACAAAGCGTGCTCGGCGGTGAGCGTCTTGCTCTTAACTTATTGCAGCGCATGTCCGGCATTGCTACATTGACCCGGCAATATGTAGAAAAAGCGCGGATGGCAAGTGAAAAAGTTCGCATAGTCGATACGCGCAAGACGACGCCGGGCCTGCGGATGCTTGAAAAGTATGCAGTAACGGTAGGCGGCGGACATAATCATCGCCTGGGTTTATTTGATGCAGTAATGATTAAGGATAATCATATTAAGGCTGCTGGCGGCATCGGTGCTGCTGTATCCTTTGCGCGCCAAGCTATTCCGCATACGATGCGTGTAGAAGTGGAAGTGGAGACGCTTGTACAGCTAGAAGAAGCAATCGGAGCGAACCCTGATATTATCATGTTGGATAATATGGATTTGGATACAATGAGAGAAGCCGTGCGTCGTGTAGACGGACGGATGATTGTAGAGGCTTCAGGCGGTGTCAATCTTGATACGGTGCAGGGAATTGCAGCCACAGGGGTGGACATTATTTCTGTTGGGAGTTTGACACACTCTGTGTCTGCATTAGACATTAGTCTGGATCTAAATGAAAGAAAACGATAG